The Sebastes umbrosus isolate fSebUmb1 chromosome 4, fSebUmb1.pri, whole genome shotgun sequence genomic sequence TGAATGAGTAAAAACAGCAGATTAACATGAACACAGAGAGCTGAAACGGAGCCACAAAGACGTGTTTTAAATGTAACCGGCTTAATATGGTCATACTCTTAATGGAAGCATGGTTATTATACGTATGTTGATCTTTTATAGACTGTCCACGCAGTGCAGTTGCTCAACACAGCCACTCCCAttcaccccccaccccctgGATCCTATTGTGAATGTGTGCAGTGAGCTGGCTCATTGGGCCCTCACGGTGAATGGCCCGATAGCCATTCACTCGGCACACAGAAGCTCATTAGAACTCTATAGACACACAATTGTGAGGCTCACATTAGAAACTTCCTCCTCTGAGGCACAGACACCGCACACAAAGTGCCAGTTTGCTGCTAAGCTAAGCGCATTGTCTTCCTGATTCATAGAGCTTGGCCCTCCATTCACGATATTAAGTTCGAGTGGTGGAATATCAATTGCGTGTGCAATGGGCCGGTATCTTTTTAAGAGCTTTAGTGGGgttaaaaaagagagagaaaaggggatCTCAGCCGGTCTGCAGAGTGCTAGCTTTCAACAGGGGCCATTGTGGGGATGCTGAATGAAGGGACccctattttttttccctccatttcTAAAAAAGAGATGGACATCAAATAAATTCACATGAACTTGCTTCAGGGTGTTTCCAAGACCTCCTGTTTAAGAATAGCCTAATTATACCTCCCGCTCCCGGAGAGCTCTATTGGAATCCGGCTAATTACGAAGTGGTGAATCTTAATGATGATACGCTCTTAGCAGCGCCTTTTTTACAATGTGCACAGAAGTCGCGTGAGATCGGTTCTACCTATGAACGCAGAGAAATATATGATTCTAACAGGAGCAAATCAGGAGCGTTGTTAGCTTTAAGATGCTCGTACCAACTTTTAAAATCGCCACACATTCTTATTCGTTGCTGAAAGGTTAATTCAAGTGGAAAGAAAGTGTGTAAACTGAACAAATATCCTCATAAAACATAATTTGACCACAATcaaagtgtaaataaatacagttaaagCCCAGAGAGCAGTCTGGGGTTTCCTCTCTGTCATATAAACTAATGACTCTCCACCAAACAAAAAGCCTCGGGGGGGTACTATCACAGCCACTGGTCTCCATGTGGAGCATGTTAACACACACTCGCCACACACAAAAGTAGATAGCGCACAGACTTGCTAACACTCATCATGTGACAGAGCGCTATGCCTTCTCCACCAGTCTGAGGAATAAAACCTCAAATTTGATTACAAGCAACCTTTGGCTCCCTGGCCGTCGCACAATAGGCCGAGCTGTCTGGGCCAATTTCCATGCTCAGCATGAGGTATCTACACGCGCAGACTGGAGCTCCCTGCAACCCCCCTCACACCCCCCCGACCAGTGTGGATATGCCTGTTTACTGTGCCTAAACTCCGGGTCTGTCGCCCCTCTTGTTGGACTTTCTATTATGATGCTGAGGATCATTAGTTGCAGTGTGAAAGGTTACACAAGCCTCTCATTGGACGTGTTTGTACCAAAACATCactacatgcatgtgtgtccgtccgtctgtccgtctgtgtgaccgtttttattttacagttgcAACATGCAgcgaatccccccccccccccccgacaccGACGACTGGCATGAGATAAATATTTAAGTGGTTGAGTCTGATGTCTGACCTAGATGTAAGGAAGCGGAAAACACAGTTAATaactatttaaaatgttaactctgtggttttacagtttttatgaCTTATGAAATGCACTTATTTAACAATCAAACCTTTAAATTTATGCTAATATAGTAATAAAGAGTCTAAAATCTctgaaatgcagtttttaaCTTTCTCATATAGGATAGTCAATAcctgtgtttttttcagtttatgtATGTAAAGTAGTGGTTGAGTTttgtaaaatgacagaaattttTAGGGATATATTTTCTTGCAATTatacaattttaaataaattaataacagtattttatttttacgtATTTGAAAGAAATATATCGGCATAACAAAAGTATTcttttgtaaaattacagagTCCTGCTACTTTCATCAATAAAGAATACTTTCAAATTAGCAGCAAAAGCTGTTGAAAAGACCGATatttaatgcatttcatttatacagatttttttttgttaaaacacattttaataaacgGTTCATTCTTGTAATTTTAACATGATTTTCCtatcattttgaaatactaaataataatataataaataaattaaaaaaacgaatCCTACCAGGACATAAACCTTCTCTAAgtgtaaaataaatgtctttacTGGCAAATAAACTAGTTTATTACCAAAATTGAACAAGGAAGGTTGTctttaatactcaaatataaaatgtttttttcaatatacagtAATTGTTAAAGAAACATTGTCAGTCTGAGTATTATGTGATGCATCCACagaaacattttctttcttcatttttataaaatgttcaatttcataactttcattttaaagatttaaaaataGCAGTAAAAGTGTGTTGAACTGTTATATAGAAATATTAATACAATTCCTATTACGCAATTGCatataattgaaaaaaaaagcaaggttACCATCAAATTCATtaagaaatgaaaataatgtaTAAAGATAATTGAGTCATCTTGTAAGGTAATGTAAGGTGACATTTCTTTAGATGAAAAATCAAAGTTTTCCTCTCATTAGCTTCTTCCACTTCGCTCATCTTTGAGCAGAAAACATCTCGTCTTAAAATTAGATTACATTACTTTGCTAACCCATATTTATTCACACTAACGTGAgctgtttttaaaacattttgcgATCACAGAAAACCCTCGCAGAGCAAAGTTTCTggaatgaaacagaaaaaaaaagcacattgcAAATGAACTGCTTCGGGGTTTGAATGAGGCACAATGGGAGGCTggagaaaagagaaaactaTTTACTACTGGAGAAGACTGTTTGGTGCATGTTAAACTTTGGCCAGCAGTTCATTGTCTCTGGTGTCTATCATTTAATAGGCTAGTTGACATAATGAATGAGCCAGACCCACCTTCTGCCACTCCAGAAAGGGCCCAGCCTTATCTGAATTGAGAAGCACATTAGAGCCTCTCAGCCAATCACGACTCAGCCCCCGCAGCAAAGTGCAAGGCCCGaaagaggaagagcagagaaacttttgttttcctcaGAGTTTAATGAAGTTGGCCTGGTCACTCAAGAGGGGATTAAAGGAGAATATAGTGTCACTGAGCTGTGACTGCTGAAGAGGGAACTCAAGTGTTTCGGGTCACTGTGTGAACAGGATGCTCTCAGTTCAGAGCTGCACCAGGAGGAATATGGCTGCCGGCTCTCCTCCTGCTTTACCGGGCTTCGGCAACTCCGGAAAGAGTTTTCTTATTGACAATCTGCTGCAGTCGCAGACGCCTTCGGCACGTCCAGACGGGACGGCAGGTGGACACCTGAGACGGGCAGCGTGTGAACGCCCGAGGAGAAGCTGGGGCTCTGAGCATGGAGCCTACCAGCACCAGGCCAGCAGTCCCCAGCAGGGGAAAGACTTAGGAGGACATCTTCTGCCTcactcaggtaaacacattCTCTTCTTTATGAAGATTTAACAAACTAAATCTAATATATTTAGATTATAGGAAGGATTTTAAATGTGTGGAACTACAAAGTTACACCGTGTTCCATAACGCCagcaatttttctttttttttcttccatgagtattttatttctgattctcCCGTTATATTCATTTAAAGGACAAAttgttgaactgttttttttttttaggctggATAATATTCATAGGTCTAAAATTGAATTTATAGATTATATGCATCTTTGTAAAAGATGTCACAGATATAAGTGTGGTGTAAgtcactgacatttttttttttacttttataaaacaatttaatcaaGACAGATTATTAACCATTGCATTTTCCCTGCTTTGCTTTTGCAAATGTTCCTGTCACATGTTACTGTGAGTAAACCAGAGTAAAGAAATAACTTTAAAGCCTCTTTTATAACTTAAATATGAACTATATTTTCAAATGTTAATATAGGTCTCGATGGGGGAATTATCACTCACTGAAGTAAGAATTTGGTGAAATCTAACTTTTGAAATGTATATGtacaatattttaaattttaatatcaaacaattaaaataaaattacgaTAAAACTTtgcaaactttattttattttttattatggtgTGTTCATTAATAGAGCCTAATTAATATTTAAgcaattcatttttaatctgAATTAGTTTGTCTCTTAGATTGCGTGATTTTCAAATCAAATATAGCTGTTaaaacatctaaataaaaaagaaagttatCTGTATCTGTGTGCATCACCTAAAGCTTAGCACTGCTGTAACAACGTAGATAACAAAAACTAGACTAAGGGAGGACTCCAAATGTCTTCAGAAGTGGGCGCTGATCCAGGTGTAGTCCCTTGTGGACCGTACCTGTCTGACCTGTCTCCTACAGGACCAGATCTGACTgttcctatctctctctctgcaggtgtACTGAGCAGTGTTTTCCTGCGCAGCCCGCAGTATCTGCTGGCATGCTGCGGTGGGTCCAGCCCTCCCCCTGTCTTCTCCAGTGAGTGTTTTATGCCTCATCAGCGATGCCTCAGCTCCTCTCTAAGCATTAGCAGCAGGGTCTCCCATGCTTTCCACAGCTAATTACCGATGCAATGCCAAAGAGCTAATTCTCCGCTCAACTCTGCACGGCTCTATTCATAACCATTCACGGCTGTTTAGGACGGGGAAGAGGGGTGGGTTGCGAGGCTTTCAAGAGTCCCCGGGGGCCCCCTGTTTTGTACTTGCAAATACACACTTTTACTAGCGCAAATATGCAGAGCTAATAAACATCTTGTCTTCTGTCATATTAAGATTATAATTACCAGGTGTGAGTTGCTGAAAAATGCAGATTGTTTCAAAGCTTAGCACATTAGTGAGTTTGGTTGTGAATCCCAACAGCTTCAAGTTTTATTTTCAGGCTGCATGAAATTTGAAAACATGCAGAAAACCTTTAATTGCGCCggaaatgttaaaatattcCTCTGAACTGCGACTAGAAATGTCTCAGTTCATAACTTGTAGCTGTATTGCACTCCTAGTAGTACTAATTAAGACAAACCACTGTCTTATTTTGGCACTATCCCACAGCAATTGGAAGTCATTAGTTTACGCAACCTGTGATGCCTGTCAGATGTTGTTTTAAAATGGCACAAATCAAAAAAAGCCCTCATCCCACAAGTCCCTGAGGTCCTCTTAGTAGGCTGACACTTTCCCACAGTGCCCAGCAACACAACAATGCCAAGTCGGGCCGTGACCAATTGGCACTTTCACTCCACCATCCACACGCGACCTCACCGCAATTTTTCACTGCAGCAATGAACTCCGctaagcacaaaaaaaactcgCCCATTTCTCTACAGAAGAGGGCCGGACCAGGAACATCCCCCGGCCCATTGTGTGGCTAAAGAGCTTGGTCCGCCAACCCCCCCTCTTTTCTCCTGTCCTTCAACTCTCATTCCTGCCCATTGGAGACTTCTTGACTAGGACATAAAGCATTCAATGAAAGTGACTTTTATAGACTTTTTGGAGCTCATCTTCACATACAAACTGGCTTCATACCTGCAAGTGAAAAGATTTAGTGTTGGGCCACTGAGCCATCGAGTAATGGCATTTCCACTGAACGGCTCTATTGTTGGTGTCCAACAGGGCTCTATGGCCGGCCCACTGGGGCAGACACACACGTTGCCCAGGAATGACCTGGTAATCAGCTATTTAAGTGAAAGCCATTGAGTCCCAATAGAGAAGTGAGAAGCATGTCCAAACCTGTTATGTGCTCCCTAGAGGTGGTCTGTGTGCAGATTTGTCGTACAGATTAAAAAGGCAACGTTGAATAGATTGGATAAATTGTTCCACTTGACTTTTGTTGTGCGTGCACCTGTGAGTGAAGTAGCGTGGGATTGCTCCTCACAGTTCACCAAATCCCTTTTTTCTCAGCTGAAGTGGCTTTTTATTCTCTTTAGTCACCCCCAGTTTGTTAAATTGGACaaatagaaaaagagaaatCAAAAGTGAGTGTGACAAAAACGGGCATGATCTCGGGTTGAAAAGGTAGGAAATGGTTGGTAAAGTGTGCATATTGATCGCGGACAGAATTGGATTTTGTGCCTTTTAGATCAAAATTGTCTAAATCCTGAAACACTTGGGAAAGTGATGGGTTGCGTCTGAAACTCCATattgctatttagtacgctaaaacagtatgtgagatattttagcatgtctgaaaccttagtatgaaaccaacagtacgcaaattgcatactactTCCGGTAAATTATTACAGtgtgcaacgctggacactacggtggcataaatatcccacaatgcagtagtgacgacaacattcataacagacTTTGACAGACAGCACTgaaacatcaataacgcttcaatttaactatAAGTAAAAGATTTCAATTTATTTGgtgtaatatattttaaagattaattcagactttgtcTTGGTTACATGAGGTTGGCATGGGTTACCGTGGTTACATAGCGACGTAAATTACTGTTCAGTGCGtacgaaaagatacatactgctGTTAATTCACACAAAcgtatgttgaacaatagtacacatatttagcatgtagtgcatagtatgtgatttcagaCAAAGCAAATAATGTGCATCTCAATTCACGAAACGTAACCTCTGCATCCCCCCGGCTGCTACTTGAACCCCCGTTTCATATGAAGTTACACTTTATATTCCATCAATGACAGCTACTAAACAATGACTGATGTTGACATATGGTAGCTctggtcagcacactgacatcaatatatgctttttttatgtttcagaGGGAGCAAATATTCGAATGTGGTCTGCTGATATAAGTCCTAAATCACGCCGAGGGATCCTTAGGAGGGCTGTGTTCTCCGAGGAACAGCGGAAGGAGCTGGAGAGAACTTTTCGGAGACAGAAATACATCAGCAAGACGGACCGGAACAAACTGGCAGCTGATCTCAGTCTCAAGGAGTCACAGGTAATCAAGGCccaattaattacatttttgtctgATTAATCTCTGATCCTCAAAGACCTTAAGAAGAAAAAGGGCTGTCTGTCAAACTTAATGCGATAACGCAAATTATttcaatgccactaatttctttaacgcaatcgatctttcagagattgtagcggctcagtttcaagctagagtgaagctactggtatcatatgaaactagagaaacctaaagaatccactgTTACCAACccggtcatactagcttgttgggaaggaaaaactggcactcaacacagtgaggcgacacacgtcagctaaaagcacaatatcactctatatttcagctgcttggcagtaatgttagctgaccagacgaaggtctctccatgaatcaatgctgatcctagtgttggcttttcatgcctcagcctcccgaccgcgacCGGAgagaacgggggagacgccggagttttggtcggagacgataacgtttctctctgcggagccccgtcacttcacaagacacgggaaacctctgttggtctggaggagctgcagcagttatttctgcacaaacgtccactgaacattcactagatattctcagagctaaactaactcttgcacgtgagaggtggagcgagagagtgagaacgagcgcggtgtgtgagtgaaggcaggcataGGAGcaaagtacagcagagactccggtcctggagaccaaagctaagGTTTTGGTGcctccgtgtagtttgtgttggagtctgagtctgaacagcgtagacacacgcgagcgcgcatgggacaccgacccgcaatgatttatacgtgtaagaagttacaaacagtccctttaaggtacattttgaacagataaaaaatatgattaattgcaattaactatggacaatcaagcgattatttgtgattaaatatttccagtcctaaaaaacaacaacatctgtgTACTTTCTTCATTTAGGTGAAGATCTGGTTCCAGAACCGCCGAATGAAGTGGAGGAACTGTAAGGAAAAGGAGGTTCATAACACTCGCTCCCCGATGGATGAGCTCATGGCCCGAGGTCTTgctcaggaggaggaagacgaacCATCGCAGAGCCACTCTGACTCAAAGAGTGAGAGATCAACACCACAGAAGAGAGTCTGGGACACATGAGAGGCTGGAGGGAGTGGAAAGTGAAACCAATGACTTTCTcaaatccacaaaaaaaaacctgtaaaaAAAG encodes the following:
- the dbx2 gene encoding homeobox protein DBX2, producing MLSVQSCTRRNMAAGSPPALPGFGNSGKSFLIDNLLQSQTPSARPDGTAGGHLRRAACERPRRSWGSEHGAYQHQASSPQQGKDLGGHLLPHSGVLSSVFLRSPQYLLACCGGSSPPPVFSKGANIRMWSADISPKSRRGILRRAVFSEEQRKELERTFRRQKYISKTDRNKLAADLSLKESQVKIWFQNRRMKWRNCKEKEVHNTRSPMDELMARGLAQEEEDEPSQSHSDSKSERSTPQKRVWDT